In Jejubacter calystegiae, the following are encoded in one genomic region:
- a CDS encoding right-handed parallel beta-helix repeat-containing protein — protein MASTYSLVAALCWLPLMAQAAPGEWRAITFGQSTDINFSSNVLPAKVGINQVEINGRVLTPTMYADLSQPVTIESRGGKIANTHDGLTFFYTTLPASSNFSLEALVTVEQFGPENGARPAAQEGAGLMVRDILGPPRQQPLKEGYEEFPAASNMMMNAIMTQDRKDHHRVQLQAIRRQGINRPWGNAGADITRTSYQQGIDIQKTPRFRMKLVRTDTGFIAGWAPEGSDKWVMQKVSPADIVTVQDPHAYHLGFFAARNARITISDASLTTSPAQTVTSPDWQPKTWPLVMQLASSEQSSSSDYVVQAWANYDGDFRVLEREMVIGKQKGVKAGKMFRHSIPLKGQTTISLTFTPDDTRHKPVRKTLNLLPLQVPDTLYVSPEGAADNPGTPQSPLDLASAINLVAPGGRVILAAGHYPRITLPLQVSGLPGREKRLEGQGKVVIHGMLLNASYWQIRDIDITDNSLRIQGSHNLIERVTAYHNSDTGIQISSPAGIGRPLWASYNRIVNSTSYQNEDPGKINADGFAVKMRVGEGNRLEGCYAWGNIDDGYDLFNKIEDGPNGAVIIENSIARNNTSNGFKLGGEGQPVAHQIRNSIAIGNHLDGFSDNFNPGPLQVVNNVAVDNRRFNFIFRPSPYGGPQTQGHFRDNLSLRSSPGRYDDAVTGNIDSGNVFIERGESRDRNGRTLTPDQYQSLALPEPLQRKADGSFDTADFLVKT, from the coding sequence ATGGCGTCTACATATTCGCTGGTTGCAGCCCTCTGCTGGTTGCCGCTGATGGCGCAGGCAGCCCCGGGAGAATGGCGGGCCATCACCTTTGGACAATCAACCGATATCAACTTTTCCTCTAACGTACTGCCCGCCAAAGTAGGTATCAATCAGGTAGAAATTAATGGCAGGGTGTTAACCCCAACAATGTATGCCGATCTGTCACAGCCGGTGACCATTGAAAGCCGCGGGGGGAAAATCGCCAATACCCACGACGGCCTGACCTTTTTCTATACCACGCTACCGGCAAGTAGCAACTTTAGCCTTGAAGCCCTGGTCACCGTAGAGCAGTTTGGCCCGGAAAACGGCGCCCGTCCTGCGGCCCAGGAAGGCGCGGGCCTGATGGTGCGCGATATTCTGGGCCCTCCACGTCAGCAGCCGTTAAAAGAGGGCTATGAAGAGTTTCCGGCAGCGTCGAACATGATGATGAACGCCATCATGACTCAGGACCGGAAAGATCATCACCGTGTGCAGCTCCAGGCCATCAGACGCCAGGGCATCAACCGCCCCTGGGGGAATGCCGGTGCCGATATCACACGAACCAGCTATCAGCAGGGAATCGACATCCAGAAAACGCCGCGCTTCCGGATGAAGTTAGTACGTACTGACACCGGTTTTATCGCCGGTTGGGCACCAGAGGGCAGTGATAAATGGGTTATGCAGAAAGTGTCCCCGGCCGATATCGTTACCGTTCAGGATCCTCACGCTTACCATCTGGGCTTCTTCGCTGCCCGAAATGCCAGAATAACCATTAGTGATGCCTCACTAACCACCTCTCCAGCGCAAACCGTCACTTCGCCTGACTGGCAGCCCAAAACCTGGCCGCTGGTGATGCAATTAGCCTCATCAGAACAGAGCTCATCTTCCGACTACGTGGTTCAGGCCTGGGCTAATTATGACGGCGATTTCCGGGTGCTGGAACGGGAAATGGTGATCGGGAAACAAAAGGGCGTAAAAGCCGGGAAGATGTTTCGCCATAGCATCCCACTAAAAGGGCAAACGACGATAAGCCTCACCTTTACCCCCGATGATACGCGACATAAACCGGTTCGAAAAACGCTGAACCTGTTACCGCTCCAGGTACCGGATACGCTGTACGTCTCGCCGGAAGGGGCAGCCGATAATCCGGGCACGCCGCAGTCACCGTTGGATCTGGCCAGCGCTATTAACCTGGTTGCACCAGGCGGCAGGGTAATCCTGGCCGCCGGTCACTATCCCCGGATAACGCTACCGCTTCAGGTCAGCGGCCTTCCCGGCAGGGAAAAACGGCTGGAAGGCCAGGGAAAGGTTGTAATTCATGGCATGCTGTTGAATGCCAGCTACTGGCAGATCCGGGATATCGACATTACCGATAACAGCCTGCGCATTCAGGGCAGTCATAACCTGATAGAGCGAGTGACCGCTTACCATAACAGCGATACCGGCATTCAGATCTCCTCACCGGCGGGAATCGGCCGACCGCTTTGGGCCAGCTATAACCGTATCGTCAATTCCACCTCGTATCAAAACGAAGATCCCGGAAAAATTAATGCTGACGGTTTTGCGGTGAAGATGCGGGTAGGTGAGGGGAACCGACTGGAGGGCTGTTACGCCTGGGGGAATATCGATGACGGCTACGATCTCTTTAATAAGATTGAAGATGGCCCTAACGGCGCAGTTATTATTGAGAACTCCATCGCCCGCAATAATACCAGTAACGGCTTTAAACTGGGCGGAGAAGGCCAGCCCGTGGCGCACCAGATCCGTAACAGCATCGCCATCGGCAATCACCTGGATGGCTTTAGCGATAACTTTAACCCTGGTCCGCTACAGGTGGTGAATAACGTCGCGGTAGATAACCGGCGCTTTAACTTTATCTTCCGACCCAGCCCCTATGGCGGACCGCAGACCCAGGGGCATTTCCGGGATAATCTTTCGCTGCGCAGCAGCCCGGGGCGCTATGACGATGCGGTCACCGGAAATATCGACAGCGGCAACGTCTTTATTGAGCGCGGAGAAAGCCGCGACCGCAATGGCCGAACACTGACGCCTGACCAGTATCAGTCGCTGGCGCTGCCGGAGCCGCTGCAGCGTAAGGCCGATGGCAGCTTTGATACCGCAGATTTTCTGGTGAAGACCTGA
- the glmU gene encoding bifunctional UDP-N-acetylglucosamine diphosphorylase/glucosamine-1-phosphate N-acetyltransferase GlmU codes for MSNSAMSVVILAAGKGTRMYSNLPKVLHTLAGKPMVQHVIDAAGELGARQIHLVYGHGGDLLKQTLKDDALNWVLQAEQLGTGHAMQQAAPFFADDEDILMLYGDVPLISVDTLARLREAKPQGGIGLLTVELADPAGYGRITRENGRVTGIVEHKDASDAQRQINEINTGILVAGGADLKRWLGQLDNNNAQGEFYITDIIAMAYQEGREIAAVHPLRLSEVEGVNNRLQLSRLERVYQAEQAEKLLLAGVMLRDPQRFDLRGTLTHGRDIEIDANVILEGQVTLGDRVKIGAGCVIKNSTIGDNCEISPYTVVEDAHLEADCTIGPFARLRPGAELAEGAHVGNFVEMKKARLGKGSKAGHLSYLGDAEIGDNVNIGAGTITCNYDGANKHKTLIGDDVFVGSDTQLVAPVSVARGATIGAGTTVTRDIKENELAISRVKQTHIQGWQRPVKKK; via the coding sequence ATGTCAAACAGTGCGATGAGCGTGGTGATCCTTGCAGCCGGTAAGGGCACCCGTATGTATTCCAATCTTCCTAAAGTGCTGCATACCCTTGCGGGCAAACCGATGGTGCAGCACGTCATCGACGCCGCCGGGGAACTGGGCGCGCGTCAGATTCACCTGGTTTATGGCCACGGAGGCGATTTGTTGAAGCAGACGCTGAAGGATGATGCACTGAACTGGGTACTGCAGGCGGAACAACTGGGCACCGGCCATGCCATGCAGCAGGCGGCACCGTTCTTCGCTGATGATGAAGATATCCTGATGCTTTACGGCGACGTGCCGCTGATCTCAGTGGACACCCTGGCGCGCCTGCGGGAAGCGAAACCGCAGGGCGGTATTGGCCTGTTGACCGTCGAGCTGGCCGATCCCGCCGGTTATGGTCGCATCACTCGTGAAAATGGCCGGGTGACTGGTATCGTTGAACATAAAGATGCCAGCGACGCTCAGCGCCAGATTAATGAAATCAACACCGGCATTCTGGTGGCGGGCGGCGCTGACCTGAAGCGCTGGCTGGGGCAATTGGATAACAACAATGCTCAGGGCGAATTCTATATCACCGATATCATCGCCATGGCTTACCAGGAAGGCCGCGAGATAGCCGCGGTTCATCCCCTGCGACTCAGTGAGGTGGAAGGGGTCAATAACCGCCTGCAGCTCTCCAGGCTGGAGCGGGTTTACCAGGCCGAGCAGGCGGAAAAGCTGCTGCTGGCAGGCGTGATGCTGCGCGATCCCCAGCGTTTCGACCTGCGCGGTACTCTGACGCACGGCCGGGATATTGAGATCGATGCTAATGTGATTCTGGAAGGTCAGGTGACGCTGGGCGATCGAGTTAAGATTGGCGCCGGTTGTGTGATTAAAAACAGCACCATTGGCGATAACTGCGAAATCAGCCCCTATACCGTGGTGGAGGATGCCCACCTGGAGGCTGACTGTACTATCGGGCCGTTTGCGCGTCTGCGCCCTGGCGCCGAGCTGGCGGAAGGGGCCCACGTGGGCAACTTCGTCGAAATGAAAAAGGCGCGACTGGGTAAAGGTTCTAAAGCCGGGCATTTGTCCTATCTCGGTGATGCCGAGATTGGTGATAACGTGAATATCGGCGCAGGCACCATCACCTGTAACTATGATGGCGCTAACAAGCATAAGACCCTGATTGGCGATGACGTTTTTGTAGGTTCTGACACTCAACTGGTGGCGCCGGTCAGTGTGGCGCGCGGCGCGACAATTGGTGCGGGAACCACGGTCACGCGCGATATCAAGGAAAATGAACTGGCCATCAGCCGGGTGAAGCAGACCCATATCCAGGGCTGGCAGCGTCCGGTGAAGAAAAAATAA
- the glmS gene encoding glutamine--fructose-6-phosphate transaminase (isomerizing), translating to MCGIVGAVAQRDIAEILLEGLRRLEYRGYDSAGLAVVDAQGNMTRLRRLGKVQALAQAAEEHPLHGGTGIAHTRWATHGEPSEANAHPHVSGHIVVVHNGIIENYEPLRETLKARGYQFISQTDTEVIAHLVHWEMEQGGSLRDAVLRAIPQLRGAYGTVIMDTRNPDTLLAARSGSPLVIGLGVGENFIASDQLALLPVTRRFMFLEEGDIAEVTRRSITVFDRSGEPVTREEVESNLQYDAGDKGGYRHYMQKEIYEQPNAIKSTLGGRISHGAIDLSELGPDSDELLSKVEHIQIVACGTSYNSGMVSRYWFEAMAGVSCDVEIASEFRYRKSAVRRNSLIITLSQSGETADTLAALRLAKELGYLGSLAICNVPGSSLVRESDLALMTKAGTEIGVASTKAFTTQLTVLLMLVAKIGRLKGVDPKIEHNIVHALQTLPSRIEQMLAQDKRIEALAEDFSDKHHALFLGRGDQYPIALEGALKLKEISYIHAEAYAAGELKHGPLALIDADMPVIVVAPNNDLLEKLKSNIEEVRARGGHLYVFADEDAGFVDSETMHIIQMPHVEEEIAPIFYTVPLQLLSYHVALIKGTDVDQPRNLAKSVTVE from the coding sequence ATGTGTGGAATTGTTGGCGCGGTCGCGCAACGTGATATTGCTGAAATCCTTCTCGAAGGGCTACGTCGTCTGGAATATCGGGGCTATGACTCCGCCGGGCTGGCGGTGGTTGATGCGCAGGGTAATATGACCCGCCTGCGCCGTCTGGGCAAGGTGCAGGCGCTGGCGCAGGCTGCGGAAGAACACCCGCTGCATGGCGGCACCGGTATTGCGCATACCCGTTGGGCAACTCACGGCGAACCGTCGGAAGCGAATGCTCACCCGCATGTTTCCGGCCATATCGTGGTGGTACACAATGGCATTATCGAAAACTATGAGCCGCTGCGCGAAACTCTAAAAGCGCGCGGTTATCAGTTTATCTCTCAGACCGATACCGAAGTTATCGCTCACCTGGTCCACTGGGAAATGGAGCAGGGTGGCAGCCTGCGCGACGCGGTTCTGCGGGCGATCCCACAACTGCGCGGCGCTTATGGCACCGTCATTATGGATACCCGTAATCCGGATACGCTGCTGGCGGCCCGTTCGGGTAGTCCGCTGGTGATTGGCCTGGGCGTCGGCGAAAACTTTATCGCTTCTGACCAGCTGGCTCTACTGCCGGTGACCCGTCGCTTTATGTTCCTGGAAGAGGGCGATATCGCGGAAGTGACCCGTCGCAGCATCACCGTCTTCGACCGTTCTGGCGAACCGGTAACGCGCGAAGAGGTGGAATCTAATCTGCAGTACGATGCCGGCGATAAAGGCGGCTATCGTCACTATATGCAGAAAGAGATCTATGAGCAGCCGAACGCCATTAAAAGTACCCTGGGCGGGCGTATCAGCCATGGCGCTATCGATCTCAGTGAGCTGGGGCCGGACAGCGACGAGCTGCTGTCTAAGGTTGAGCATATCCAGATTGTGGCCTGTGGTACCTCCTACAACTCCGGGATGGTTTCCCGCTACTGGTTTGAAGCCATGGCCGGCGTCTCCTGTGATGTGGAGATCGCCTCTGAGTTCCGCTATCGCAAATCGGCCGTGCGTCGTAACAGCCTGATTATCACCCTTTCCCAGTCCGGTGAGACCGCCGATACCCTGGCGGCGCTGCGCCTGGCGAAAGAGCTGGGTTACCTGGGATCGCTGGCAATCTGTAACGTGCCCGGCTCTTCGCTGGTGCGTGAGTCGGATCTGGCTTTAATGACCAAAGCGGGCACCGAGATTGGCGTGGCCTCTACCAAGGCCTTCACCACCCAACTGACCGTGCTGCTGATGCTGGTGGCGAAAATCGGTCGTCTGAAAGGTGTGGATCCGAAGATAGAGCACAATATTGTGCACGCGCTACAGACCCTGCCCAGCCGCATTGAGCAGATGCTGGCCCAGGACAAGCGGATCGAAGCCCTGGCGGAAGACTTCTCTGACAAGCACCATGCGCTGTTCCTGGGGCGCGGCGATCAGTACCCCATCGCGCTGGAAGGCGCGTTGAAGCTGAAGGAAATCTCCTATATTCACGCAGAAGCCTATGCCGCTGGCGAGTTGAAGCACGGCCCGCTGGCGCTGATCGACGCCGATATGCCGGTTATTGTGGTCGCGCCGAATAACGACCTGCTGGAGAAGCTGAAGTCCAATATCGAAGAGGTGCGCGCCCGCGGCGGTCATCTCTACGTCTTTGCCGATGAGGATGCCGGTTTTGTGGACAGTGAAACCATGCACATCATCCAGATGCCGCACGTGGAAGAGGAGATCGCGCCTATTTTCTACACCGTGCCGCTACAGCTGCTGTCCTACCATGTCGCGCTGATTAAAGGCACCGATGTGGACCAGCCGCGTAATCTGGCGAAGTCGGTAACGGTTGAATAA
- the pstS gene encoding phosphate ABC transporter substrate-binding protein PstS encodes MNVMRTTVATVVAATFSLSAFSAFAAASLTGAGATFPAPVYAKWADSYQKSTGNKVNYQGIGSSGGVKQIVAHTVDFGASDAPLSDEKLQNDGLFQFPTVIGGVVMAVNLPGVQSGQLTLDGKTLGDIYLGKIKKWNDPAIAQLNPGIKLPEQNIAVVRRADGSGTSYVFTSYLSKVNEEWKSKVGAGTTVKWPTGLGGKGNDGIAAFVQRLPGAIGFVEYAYAKQNNLAYTKLISGNGQPVSPTEESFSKAAESADWSKTFAQDLTNQTAEGAWPISSATFILVHKDQKKPEQGTEVLKFFDWAYKNGSDEAKALDYATLPESVVEQVRAAWKTSVKDSSGNPLYK; translated from the coding sequence ATGAACGTTATGCGTACCACCGTCGCTACTGTTGTCGCCGCGACCTTCTCTCTGAGCGCGTTTTCCGCTTTTGCGGCAGCCAGCCTGACTGGCGCGGGCGCCACCTTTCCTGCTCCGGTGTATGCCAAATGGGCCGACAGCTATCAGAAATCCACGGGGAATAAAGTGAACTATCAGGGGATTGGCTCCTCTGGCGGCGTGAAGCAGATCGTCGCGCATACCGTTGATTTTGGTGCTTCCGACGCCCCTCTCTCCGATGAAAAATTGCAAAATGATGGCCTGTTCCAGTTCCCAACCGTTATCGGCGGGGTGGTAATGGCGGTTAACCTGCCAGGCGTTCAGTCCGGTCAGCTGACGCTGGACGGCAAAACCCTGGGTGATATCTATCTGGGCAAAATTAAGAAGTGGAACGATCCGGCCATTGCGCAGCTGAACCCGGGCATTAAGCTACCTGAGCAGAACATTGCCGTCGTGCGTCGCGCTGACGGTTCTGGTACTTCCTATGTCTTCACCAGCTATCTGTCTAAAGTGAATGAAGAGTGGAAGTCGAAAGTCGGCGCCGGTACCACAGTGAAATGGCCGACCGGTCTGGGTGGTAAAGGCAACGACGGCATCGCCGCCTTTGTTCAGCGTTTGCCTGGCGCCATTGGCTTTGTTGAGTATGCCTACGCCAAGCAGAACAACCTGGCCTATACCAAACTGATTTCGGGTAATGGTCAGCCGGTCAGCCCAACCGAAGAGAGCTTCTCTAAGGCGGCTGAAAGCGCGGACTGGAGCAAAACCTTTGCCCAGGATCTGACCAATCAGACCGCCGAAGGCGCATGGCCAATCTCTTCCGCCACCTTTATTCTGGTGCATAAGGATCAGAAGAAGCCGGAGCAGGGCACAGAAGTACTGAAGTTCTTCGACTGGGCCTATAAAAATGGCAGCGATGAAGCCAAAGCGCTGGATTACGCCACCCTGCCGGAAAGCGTGGTTGAGCAGGTTCGCGCAGCGTGGAAGACCAGCGTTAAGGACAGCAGCGGTAACCCGCTGTATAAATAA